The segment TGAAGCTCAGTATTTTTTTGTAATAAATCTTTACAGTTGCTTTCTGTTGGATGATTTGCTTTTACATATACTTTGTCTTTATCTCCATTTGTATATTTTTTTAGTATTTCAAGTTGATTGTGGGAGTTTAATGGATACTCTGTTTGCAACGTGGTGTCATTGGTGCTATCAATTACAATAATTCTTCAAAGGGTACCGAAATGATAGTTTCTGTGTCATCTTCGGCAAGAGCTTGCTTATTAACATCATCTTTATCCAGTTTGATTACGCCCTTTCCTTCATTGATGAAAATGTCCAATGCTTCTAAAGATGTTGATTTTTCAATATTATTTTTCCCAACAATGATGGTCAAATCACCAATCCGATCTTAACTTCTTCTTTATTACTTATGAAGTTTTTGATTTTTACTGTCTTTACTTTTATCTGTAAATTTTCGGTTTGGTGTCCGGTAGGCACACTGTTCGGCACTTGCCTCTATCTGATCTGTTTCAATGCCTGAGCGACCTCTTGTGTAGGGAGCTGACAAGACTTGTTTTGACAGACGTAGATGAAGGTGTTGCCCTCGGAGCGTTTGCCCTCTAGTAGGTCTAGTGTGCCCTCGTTTTTACCGCCTAGTAGGATTTTGTTGGGGATGTATCCTTTGGCCAATTCATTTCTTTTGGTTGCTGCCTCTGGACCTACGATGGCTACCTCATAGAGCGTCTCACCCATCATTGAGTACAGTCTGGCCATGTTGCTGTAGTAGTAGGGGTGTTCACTGAAGTTGGCTTGGCTGTTGGCAATCATTTGTTGGGCGTGCTTCAGGTCATTTTCATCATAGAAGTACTGTCCCAAGAGGAAGAGAGCCTGTGCCATGGCAGAGTTGGAGCCAGGGATGACGTTGTCAGATAGTTCCATCTTTCTGGCGATGAGCTTTTCGTCCGTGTCTGAGGTGTAGTAGTACATCTGGGTTTTGTCATCTAAGAAATGCGCAGAGGCAAATTCTTTCAGCTCCTTGGCTTTGTAGAGCCATTTTTCATCAAAGGTCGCTTCGTACAGTTTGACAAAGGCCAAGATACTGAATGCATAATCATCTAAGAATCCATGAATGCTTGACTTGCCATCTTTGAAGTTGCGGTGAATCCTGTTGCCGTCGAATACCTGCTTGCCGAGCAAGAACTCACCTGTCTCTAGGGCATCTGCGAGGTACTGCTCATTGCCCAGTGCGAAATAGGCATCTACCAATCCCATGATCATCAATCCATTCCATGAGGTCAATATTTTGTCATCTAGTGCGGGTCTGATTCGCTGACTTCTGGCGTGGAACAAGGTTGCTTTGGCTTCAGCGATGATACCTTCGGCCTTGGCTTCAGTCATACCATACTCTTTGGCCATTTGAGCAAGAGATCCTTTTCGTTCCAGTATGTTTTTACCTTCAAAGTTGCCTTTGACAGATATGCCGTAGTAGGTCTTGAAAAACTGAGCTTTCTCTCCCAAGAGGCTGTCAATTTCTGCGACTCCCCAAACATAGAATTTGCCTTCTTCTCCCTCACTATCCGCATCGAGGGAGGAGTAGTAGCCACCTAGTGAGTCTTTCAATTCCCGCTTGCAAAACGCGATGGTCTCGACGATTGTTTGTTGGTAAGCCGCTGTACCGTAGCGTTGGTAGGCATGACTGTAGAGACTGATCAACTGGGCATTGTCATAGAGCATTTTCTCAAAGTGAGGCACGGTCCAAGTACCGTCTACTGAGTACCTAGAGAAACCACCACCGAGGTGATCATAGATGCCACCAGCTGACATTTTGTTGAGTGTCACTTGGATGGCTTGATCTATCGCGGGATTGTTGCGGTAGTAGCTTTCGGCCATTAGGTATTCATAGATGACTGGCATAGGGAACTTGGGCGCGCCAGACTTGCCGCCATTGACAGTGTCCAGTTCACTGAGCAGTTGGTTGGCTATGTGCTGGGCGGTATCTGCACTGTAGTTGAGGGCCGACTGATTAAATGTAGGCATTTCGTTTTCGGCGATGCCTTCTGTGACCTTTTCTGCTTGATCCAGCATTTTTTGTGGGTCGCTCTTGTACATGGCGTGGAAGTAATCCAAGATTTTATCCCAATCTTCTTTGGAAAAGTAGGTGCCAGCAAAGACAGGTCTGCCATCAGGCAATGCGACGATGTTGAGCGGCCAGCCACCGCGTCCAGTGAGGAGTTGTGCAGCATTCATGTAGACTTGGTCTATGTCGGGTCTTTCCTCTCGGTCTACCTTGATGGAGACATAGTTTTCGTTCATTTTTTCGGCAATGAGCAGGTCTTCAAACGACTCGTGCTCCATGACATGACACCAGTGGCAAGCGGCATATCCTATGCTGACGATGATCAATTTGTTTTCTTTTTTGGCTTGGTTGAGGGCTTTGTTGCCCCAAGGTTGCCAGTCGACAGGGTTGTGGGCGTGTTGGAGGAGGTAGGGGCTGCTCTCGTTGATCAGGGCATTGGTGTAGGGGTGCTTTCCTTTGTTCATGTCACATGCGTGTAAAAACAGAAGGGAAACTATCCCTACCAGTGTTAGATATTTCATCATGATATTCTTTCTGTAATCAATAGAAAACCCGCCCCATAGGACAGGTGGTTAGAAGTCAATGGTCAAGGAACAAGGTCTCTTGGATGATGCACTTTTAACCTTTAACTATTATACTTTTACCTACCTGATTACTCTACAGTAATCAGGTAGTAATTTTTTTTACCCTTTTGTGCCAACAGGTATTTGTTGTTGAGCAGATCAAAACTGACTGGCTGATCGGGAGATTCTACTTTTGTCTTATTGATGCTCACACCTCCACCTTGGATCATTCTTCTTGCTTCGCCTTTGGAGGAGAATACCACTCCATTGCTGGCTTCTGAGAGCAGGTCTGTGACGTTTTCTGCAGCATCGTACACTGCTCTGCTCACGGTAGTTTGTGGAACACCCTCAAACACAGAGAGCAGCGTGCTTTCATTGAGTGAAACCAGGTCTTCGGCAGTAGACTTACCAAAGAGAATTCCAGATGCTTTGATCGCCATCTCTAGATCTTCTTGAGAGTGCACACGTACAGTGATGTCATCTGCGATGGTTTTTTGTAGTTTTCGCTCGTGTGGTGCAGCTTTGTGTTCGGCGATGATTTGCTCAATTTCTTCCTTGCCCAAGAGTGTAAAAATCTTGATGTAGTTCTCAGAGTCTTCGTCGCTGGAGTTCAACCAATATTGGTAGAATTTGTAAGGAGAGGTGAGGTCTTTATCCAACCATACGTTTCCTCCTTCACTCTTGCCAAATTTGGTGCCATCTGCTTTTTTGATCAGAGGCGTGGTGATTGCCCATGCTTCTGCTTCACCTTGGGACTTGCGTCTGATGAGTTCTGTTCCTGTGACGATGTTACCCCATTGGTCTGATCCACCGAGTTGTACTTTGCAGTTTTTGTTTTGGTTGAGCCAGTAGAAATCATAGCCCTGGATCAATTGGTAGCTAAATTCGGTAAAAGACATACCTGTCTCTAGTCTGGTCTTGACCGAGTCTTTGGCCATCATGTAGTTGATTGACATGTGCTTGCCTACATCTCTGATGAAGTCTAGGAAGTTGAAGTTTTTGAACCAATCATAGTTGTTGACTACCTCGGCAGAGTTGTCCCCACAGTCAAAATCCAAGAATTGCTCTAGTTGTTTTCTGATACCACTGAGGTTTTTTTGGAGGACGTCCTCAGATAGTAGATTTCGTTCTGCTGATTTGCCTGATGGATCACCCACCATACCTGTAGCACCTCCGACCAAAGCGAAGGGCTTGTGACCAGCTCTTTGTAGATGCACGAGCGTCATGATCTGCACCAAGCTACCGATATGTAGCGAGTCTGCCGTAGGATCAAACCCTATATAAGCAGCGGTCATTTCTTTGTTCATTTGCTCTTGTACCCCAGGCATCATGTCGTGAATCATGCCTCTCCATTTCAGTTCTTCTACAAAGTCTTTTATCATTATTTCAATAATATTCTGTAACTATTCTTGAGTTTTTTGAGCCAGCAAAGATAGAAGTAAAAAATATGTTTGGATAGGGATTTTTAATTAAGCTAAAAAATTAAATTCCAGATGAGAATCACTATTTTTCGACTTTTAAACCTGTGTCCAACTAGCTAGAAAAAACATAAAATCATATGGTATGCAGAAGACTATTACGTTAATTATTATCATTTCTATCTGGCTAAACAGCTCTCTAATCGCACAAGAGAGTGGGGAATATTCAAACAAAAAAGAAAAGAATGACCTTGCCGATCAGTATTATGAAAAAGGCAACCGGTCTGTGACCAATACCCAATATGCACTGGCAGAAGTGTATTATGACAGTGCGATTCGTCTCAGCTCTACCCGAGCCGACTACTACATCGCCAGAGGTCAAGCCAAAGAACTAGAAGGGGATGAAATGGGGGCGTTGGTAGACTATGAAGCTGCCAACAAAATGGATGGTACCAACAACGTGGCAATTTTTAAGCGGGCTTTGATCTACTATAAGCGCGAGAATTACAAACAAGCGGCTCAGGATTTCACCTATTTGATCACCAATGTGGAAAAGTTGGAGACCAAGGCGATTGTATTCAAAGGGGTGTCCTATGATGAAGATGGTGAGGTGCTCCTGTCTGGTATCTCGACCGTAGAAGAAATGAAGGCTGACATCTTTGTGCATCGAGCCATGACGTATGAAAAATTGGGCTATAGTACTCCTGCGATGTTGGACTATGACAAGGCCATTGAATTGAACGAATTGGATCCTAACTACTACGTCTATCGTGGGATGTTTAGATTGGACAGAGGGGACAAAGAGGGTGCGATCACAGACTATCGCAAAGCCTTGAAGATCAATCCTCATCACAGAAACGCACTCTATAACTTGAGCTTTTTGGTGGATGATGATGAACGAGATGAAATCAATAAAATTCTCTTTGGAAAGGGAGATTTTGCCAAGGCTTATTCCAAAAGAGCATTTGAGAGTTTTCAGAAGGGGAATTATGAGCAGGCATTGTTGGATTATGACTCTGCTCTCCTGATCAAAGCAGACAACGCCAGTGACCTGATGAATCGCGGAATTGTCAAATCCAAATTGGGTCAATACACAGATGCCGTCAAAGATTTTAATTCATCCGTCTATACGGACAACTCTTTGGTGAGAAACTATGTGCTGATCGGAAATGCCTACCAAGAAATGGCCGACTACAATTCATCCATCAAGTATTATGAGCGATACATCAACAATGCTGGGCCAGACGCATCTGTCTATTACAACCTAGGGTTGGCGTACATGAAATACAAAAAGGATACGGAGGCTTGTACTCAGTTTAGAAAGGCAATCGAGCTAGGAGAGGAGCGCGCTGAGAAACCAATGGACAAAGTTTGTTTTTAATCTTAAACTTCTGGTATATTTTCGCTTAGAGAATAAACGTAAATATTACATTTTTAGCATGTACGAAGTTAAGAACCACCCCATCGGTCGATTTGAGGCCTATAGATTAATCAATTCATCCACAGGCGAATACCTAGAGATTGTGTCAGGATTCGGAGCAGGAATCAATGATCTCGTTGTGAAAAATGGAGCAGGCAATCTGATTTCTATCATTGACGGTTATAGGACGGAGGACGAAATCATGCAGAAGCATCATTCGGCATTCAAGGGATCAAAGCTCTCACCATTTCCTAACAGGCTGAAGGCAGGAAAATACCAGTTTGAGGGGCAGAGATATCAAATGATCATCAATGAAATCAGTAGGAACAACAATCTACATGCTTTGTTGCACTGCAGACCCTTCGAAGTGATAGATGTGGTGGAGGGCGAAACTGAATGCAAGTTGTTTTTGGGATACGATTATCTAGGAACGGATCAAGGCTATCCTTTTGCTTACCAATTGATTATAGAAGTAATCTACGGTAAGGATGGTATCACGATTGATACGCAAATAGAAAACACAGGTACAAGCAACCTACCGATAGGCGATGGTTGGCATCCCTATTTTCAGTTTGACAATGGTATAGGGCAAGTGACCCTGCAAATGGGTGCTGCCAAGAGAGTGTCTTCATTTGGAAAAAAATCAGTGTCTAAGACACATGGCTATGAGAATGGAAAGGATTTGGCTAATGCTGAGCTGGATGATTGTTTTATGATTACCGATGATGCACAGCCATTTGTGATATCGATGAAGGATCCATCTACTCAACTGGACATCCAACTCTGGCAAACAGGGCAATATGCCTATTATCAAATTTATTCTCCTCCTAGCCGCAAACAATTGGCAGTAGAACCTGTGACCTGTCCTCCCAATGCATTCAATACTGGC is part of the Reichenbachiella agarivorans genome and harbors:
- a CDS encoding AAA family ATPase, yielding MTIIVGKNNIEKSTSLEALDIFINEGKGVIKLDKDDVNKQALAEDDTETIISVPFEELL
- a CDS encoding thioredoxin domain-containing protein → MMKYLTLVGIVSLLFLHACDMNKGKHPYTNALINESSPYLLQHAHNPVDWQPWGNKALNQAKKENKLIIVSIGYAACHWCHVMEHESFEDLLIAEKMNENYVSIKVDREERPDIDQVYMNAAQLLTGRGGWPLNIVALPDGRPVFAGTYFSKEDWDKILDYFHAMYKSDPQKMLDQAEKVTEGIAENEMPTFNQSALNYSADTAQHIANQLLSELDTVNGGKSGAPKFPMPVIYEYLMAESYYRNNPAIDQAIQVTLNKMSAGGIYDHLGGGFSRYSVDGTWTVPHFEKMLYDNAQLISLYSHAYQRYGTAAYQQTIVETIAFCKRELKDSLGGYYSSLDADSEGEEGKFYVWGVAEIDSLLGEKAQFFKTYYGISVKGNFEGKNILERKGSLAQMAKEYGMTEAKAEGIIAEAKATLFHARSQRIRPALDDKILTSWNGLMIMGLVDAYFALGNEQYLADALETGEFLLGKQVFDGNRIHRNFKDGKSSIHGFLDDYAFSILAFVKLYEATFDEKWLYKAKELKEFASAHFLDDKTQMYYYTSDTDEKLIARKMELSDNVIPGSNSAMAQALFLLGQYFYDENDLKHAQQMIANSQANFSEHPYYYSNMARLYSMMGETLYEVAIVGPEAATKRNELAKGYIPNKILLGGKNEGTLDLLEGKRSEGNTFIYVCQNKSCQLPTQEVAQALKQIR
- the tyrS gene encoding tyrosine--tRNA ligase, with protein sequence MKDFVEELKWRGMIHDMMPGVQEQMNKEMTAAYIGFDPTADSLHIGSLVQIMTLVHLQRAGHKPFALVGGATGMVGDPSGKSAERNLLSEDVLQKNLSGIRKQLEQFLDFDCGDNSAEVVNNYDWFKNFNFLDFIRDVGKHMSINYMMAKDSVKTRLETGMSFTEFSYQLIQGYDFYWLNQNKNCKVQLGGSDQWGNIVTGTELIRRKSQGEAEAWAITTPLIKKADGTKFGKSEGGNVWLDKDLTSPYKFYQYWLNSSDEDSENYIKIFTLLGKEEIEQIIAEHKAAPHERKLQKTIADDITVRVHSQEDLEMAIKASGILFGKSTAEDLVSLNESTLLSVFEGVPQTTVSRAVYDAAENVTDLLSEASNGVVFSSKGEARRMIQGGGVSINKTKVESPDQPVSFDLLNNKYLLAQKGKKNYYLITVE
- a CDS encoding tetratricopeptide repeat protein — its product is MQKTITLIIIISIWLNSSLIAQESGEYSNKKEKNDLADQYYEKGNRSVTNTQYALAEVYYDSAIRLSSTRADYYIARGQAKELEGDEMGALVDYEAANKMDGTNNVAIFKRALIYYKRENYKQAAQDFTYLITNVEKLETKAIVFKGVSYDEDGEVLLSGISTVEEMKADIFVHRAMTYEKLGYSTPAMLDYDKAIELNELDPNYYVYRGMFRLDRGDKEGAITDYRKALKINPHHRNALYNLSFLVDDDERDEINKILFGKGDFAKAYSKRAFESFQKGNYEQALLDYDSALLIKADNASDLMNRGIVKSKLGQYTDAVKDFNSSVYTDNSLVRNYVLIGNAYQEMADYNSSIKYYERYINNAGPDASVYYNLGLAYMKYKKDTEACTQFRKAIELGEERAEKPMDKVCF
- a CDS encoding aldose 1-epimerase, with the protein product MYEVKNHPIGRFEAYRLINSSTGEYLEIVSGFGAGINDLVVKNGAGNLISIIDGYRTEDEIMQKHHSAFKGSKLSPFPNRLKAGKYQFEGQRYQMIINEISRNNNLHALLHCRPFEVIDVVEGETECKLFLGYDYLGTDQGYPFAYQLIIEVIYGKDGITIDTQIENTGTSNLPIGDGWHPYFQFDNGIGQVTLQMGAAKRVSSFGKKSVSKTHGYENGKDLANAELDDCFMITDDAQPFVISMKDPSTQLDIQLWQTGQYAYYQIYSPPSRKQLAVEPVTCPPNAFNTGEGLIVLKPSERTQLKCGIKVVKI